A region of the Chrysiogenia bacterium genome:
CGGATTGGACAAGTACGCAGCGCTCACCACTCGTGACAAAAGCGACGCAAAAGCAAGGGGAGCCACAATGGGCTCCCCTTCCTGCAATCCGCAAAATGCTAACTATTCGGCTCAGAAGGCCTCAAACAGGCCTGCCGCGCCCATGCCGCCACCGATGCACATGGTGACAATGCCGTACTTCTTGCCGCGCTTGCGGAGCTGGCGGAGGATCGCGCCGGTCTGGCGCGCACCGGTCATTCCGTAAGGATGGCCGATGGAGATGGCGCCGCCGTTGACGTTGAGCTTCTCGGGATCGATGCCCAGCTTGTCGCGGATGTAGACCACCTGCACGGCGAAGGCTTCGTTGAGTTCGATCAGATCGATGTCATCGAGCTTGAGGTTGAAGCGCTCAAGCAGACGCGGGATCGCGAACACCGGTCCGATGCCCATCTCGTCGGGCTCGCAGCCGGCAACCACGAAGCCGCGGAACGCGCCCAGGGGCTCGAGGCCCTTCTTCTCAGCGGTCTTGTCGTCCATCAGCACCAGGGCGGCCGAGCCGTCCGAGAGCTGGGAAGAGTTACCGGCGGTGACGCTTCCCTTCGGGTTGAACGCGCCGGGCAGCTTGGCAACGCTCTCGAGCGTGGTGCCCGGACGATTGCCCTCGTCCTTGTCGAAGGTGTACTCGTGGTAAGTGACCTCACCGCTTTCCTTGTCCTTCTTCATCATTTTGACGTCCATGGGGACGATCTCATCGGCGAGGTCGCCGTTTTCCTGGGCCTCGGCAGTACGCGCCTGCGAGAGGACCGCGTACTCGTCCTGCGATTCACGGGTGACCTTGTAGCGCTGCGCGACCGTCTCGGCGGTCATGCCCATGGGCATGTAGACCGCGGCCTTGTGTTTCATCACCCAGGGATTGGGCAGGTTGTTGGTGTTCATCGTTTTCTGCACCAGCGAGATCGATTCCACGCCGCCGGCGACCATGATGTCGGCGCCGCCTGCCATGATCTGCGTGGCGGCAACGGCCGTGGCCTGCAGGCCCGACGAGCAGAAACGGTTGATGGTCGTGCCGCTCACCGTGACGGGGCAGCCCGCGCGCAGCGCAGCGACGCGCGCGACGTTGTTGCCGGTCGTTCCCTCGGGGAGTCCGCAACCGAGCACCACGTCCTCGACCTCACCGGGTTCGATGCCTGCGCGCTTGATTGCGTGTTCGATGGAATGGGCGGCCATGTCGGCGCCGTGGGTCATGTTGAAGGAGCCCTTGAACGCCTTTGCGATCGGCGTGCGTGCGCTCTGTACGATTACTGCTTGTCTTTCTGCCATAGGAAAGAGAGTCCTTTCAGCGAAAATTGCTGGGCGCATGTTGACCCAAAGCGTCAGGGCTTCGCAAGAAAAAAGCCCCGCGGCATGAAGCCCGTTCACTGACGAGTGCGTCAGGCCACTAATTCACTGAAATCATTCGTTGGATGCTTTGTCCGTGACCCGCCGGTCCGCGCGTGATCAGTCGCGGCAACGCCGTTCGAGCTGTTTCTGTTTGGCTTCGAGCGTGCGGAACTCGGCGTGGTAGGGACTCGACTTGAGGAGTTTCTCCTCGCGCTCGCGTCGCATCTTCCGGTTGTTCTCGATGCACGCGCGTCCGTCACCGCTCGAACAGGAAATCCAGTTGGGCTCGTCGCCGATCTTGCCCTTCTTGCGCTCTTCGCTCGCCCACTTCTCATAGCGGGCTTCCAGGTCCTTGCGCCGCGCTTCGAGACGCTCGATCGAGACCTGGCAATTGTCGCGCTTTTTCTCGCGCAGCGATTCGCGGCGCTCTTCACTGGTGGGCGCGGGGTCGCTGCCCGCGGAGGCCGGCGGCGGACTGATGCTCTTGTAGACGGGGAGCGAACTGTCTGAATCACCCTTGTCGGGAACGGTTCCGGTAGCCGGATCGGGGCGATCTTCGGGGGCGAGCTGGTCGTGGTACTGCGGCGGGATCTTCATCGGGCTGTCGACGATATGCACGTTGCCGCTCTTGTCGGTGTATTTGTAGAGCTTCGCCCATGAGGGTGCGGCGCTGCCCAGCAGCAGTGCGACTCCCACAATAACTCCGGCTAGAAATGATGCCCGGCCCATGCGCGCCCTCCCGATCGATCCAGTCCCGCGATGGTTCCAACTCTAGCATCCCCGCGCGCGAGCCAAAATGATTCAAAACACACCAGCGAAAAACGGGCTGGAAACCTCATCCAAGGGCGTGGAAGAGGTAATTCACATAACGCTTGAGCAGCACTTCCATGGCTTCCCAGTAGTCGTCGCGGCGAATGTCTGCGCCGCGGTGGGCGAAGGCCCCCCACTTGGGCATCCCTTGCCGATCAGCCTTGGGAAGCTGGGTCGCCAGGGCCAGCACCTCGTCGATGGGGCGGCCGAAGACCTTCGTCGCCGGCTCGTCATAAAGGTAGACGTGCGAGAGATCCTGCCCGCTGTGGGAGGCGAAGGCGTAGCTCGGCGCAAAGTGCCACACGAGCACCGGGATGTCGTCCCACCCGTCGTCCCAGCTCCACATGGGCTTGGGCCGCGACCAGCTTCCCACCGCGTAGTCGCGCCCGCCGATGAAGCGGCCGATGACCATGGGCGTGCCGTCTTCATAATTACCCAGGGGAATCGTCTCTTCGAAGAGCTCGGTGCCCTGCCCGTCCTTGCCGAACGGTCCCAGCGCCTGGGAGTACCACTTTCGAAAATCGCGCAGTTCGTAGGTCGCGTCGATCTGCAGCTTGCGATTGGCATGGGTCGGCACGGCGGGGCGGCCGCCCTGGAAGCGAAGCACTTTGGCGTTGCGCAGCAGGTCCTCGCCGTCGGCCGCCTGCGCGCAGCGCACGCCGTGCCCCTGCGGCTGGGCGTAGATGATGATGTGCGTGCCGCCCTCGGTGCGCACTTTGCCGTGCACCGGCTCGCTGCCCGTGGAAACTCCCGTACGGTTGAAGAGCAGGAAGCGATTGTGGAACCACGTGCTGGCATCGGCCACTTCCATGCTCTGCTTGTCCACGCGGATCATGAAGCCTTCGTTGTCGTTGTCGTGATAGCTCCAGCGCGTGAGCGCCTCGCGAATGGGATGGTCGTAGTCCTTTACGTGATAGAGCGAATAGGTGAGGTAGTAGGAGTCCTCGGTCTCGGCGGTGAGCTCGCCGTAAACGCCGGCACGGTGAGGGCGATAGCGCGGCTCGTTCTCCAGGTTGTCGCGCGGGTCCATGTTGCCGTCGAAATCGAGAAACACCGGAATGTCCCACTGCGGGTGGGCCGACATCTTGTGCACGATGACCGGGGCGTAGCGCTCGACAAGGTAGCGGCGGTATTCATCGCTCTGCGCGTAGGGAACCGGCACGATCTCCGGCGTTTTGGGACCGGGAATCTCGAGTTCCCGATCCGCCAGCCCTGCATCGAAGTCCGACTGCAGGCGGTAGTTCGATTGCTCGGCAATGACTGCTTCATTGAGTGAGATGAGCAGCTCACCCGTCACGTAGATGGTCATGGGAAAGCCGATGATCACGTAGCAGAGAAACTGCAGCAACCACGCCGCGAAAACGCCCGCCACGCTGCGCGCGGCATAGCGCGCGCGCAGCCTGCGCGGATAGTAGGCGCAGAGCCACCACAGGCTCCATGGATAGAAGAGAAACTTGGCGTAGTGGGCGACTTGGCGGGCCATCTCGCTGTTGGCGCGCCCCTGCCGGTCAGTCTCCCAAGTAGCGGGAGACTTCCCGAACGGCGCGCACGGCACTTTCTACTGCTGCTTCGATGGTGGCCGGTAGATCGGTGTCCGTCCAGTCGCCCGCCAGGAAGAGGTTCTCGATGGGCGTCCTTTGCGTGCAGCGCAGCTTTTCAAAGCCCGGCGCCGCCGAGAAAGTCGCGTGGGGTTCTTTCACCACGCTGGCGTGCACGAGCTTCGCCTCGCGCGCTTCGGGGAAGGCGTCCTTGATGGCTTCGATGGCGATCTCGGTCACGTCCCGATTGCGCGTGTCGCCGAGCAACTCGGCCGCGCTGGTAATGAGCGCATAGGGATGGCGACCCGGCTCGCCCTCGCCCAGGATCGCCTGACGGTCAAAGACCCACTGCACCGGAGAGTCGAGCAGGCCCACGTAGTCGGCTTCCATCTGCAGCGGCCGGTCGTACCACAGGTTGATGGACACGATGGGCGAGGACTCGATCTTCTCGACACCCGCAAAGAAGGGCTCACCCGCAAAGGGCGGCTGCTTGGCGAGCGTCGCCATTCCCTTGGGCGAGAGCGCCAGCACGTAGGCATCAGCGTTGAGTGTCTCCCCATCGGCGAGTTCCAGGGCGCTCACGCGCCCGCCCTCGGCGCGCACGCCCTTCACGGTGACACCGGTGCGGATCTGCGCGCCGCGCGCTTCGAGCCACGCGCGCGCGGGGTTCACGTAGAGCTCCGAGAGCCCGACGGTTGCGACGCCGAGCATGCTGTTCTTTCGCGAGGAGAGGAAACCCTGCTCAAGCACCTGCCCGAGCAGGTAGGCGCTCACCTTCTCGGGCACTTCGTTGAGTGTCGCAATCACGATGGGGTCCCACACCGCGCGGCGCAGCGCCGGAGTCTGCCCCATGCGGTCGAGATATTCCGCAACGGAAATCTCGTCGAGGGATTTGGGAACACCGAACCGAAGCCGCAACAGCGGCAGGCCCGCCATCATGAAGGCGAGCTTGTCCTTCCATGAGAGATTGTCCAGCCCCAGCACCCCGACCAGCAGGTGGAAGGGCGCGGGCAGGTTCGGGCAGCGAAGCCAGACCGTGCGCCCCATCTCGGGATCGCGATAGGGAACCTCGAGTTTTTCCTGGAAGCGCACTTTCCCCGCGGTTCCGATGGTCTCGAGAAAGGCCATCGTCTGGTGGTAGGCGCTGATGAGCAGATGCTGGCCGTTGTCGGTATCGGCGCCGGTCCTGGGGTCTTTAAAGGAATGCGCGCGCCCCCCGAGCATTTTGCGCTGCTCAAGAAGCGTGACACGGGCGCCCGCCTCGGTGAGGCGCACGGCGGCGGCCAGGCCGGCGAACCCGCCGCCGACCACAATGACGTGTTGGTTCTTCATCTTATCCCAGGAAGCTGCGGGCCCAGGCGCGCAGCGCGGTCATCACCCGGCGCAGTTTGGGCGGTTTGATCTCGCCGTTAAAGACATCGAAGTGGCGGTTTTCAATCTCGATGAGCAGGTCGTGGTAGACGTCGCCCATGATGGCCGCCGCCGCCATGTTGCGGCGCTCGGGTCCGCTGAGCAAGGCCGCGGCCTGCGCGTAGTAGCCGCGTGCGCGCTCGGCCTGGAACTTCAGCAGGTTCACCATCGCCCCGTTGAGGTTGCCCCCGGCGATGTCCGACTCGGTTACGCCGAAGCGCGCCATCTCGTCGGCGGGCACGTAGATGCGGCCCACTTCGTGATAGTCCTTGCCCACATCGCGCAGGATGTTGGTGAGCTGCAGCGCCTTGCCCAGTGCCACGGCGTAGTCGCGGATCTTGGGGTCTTCGTACTCGAAGATCTCGATGCACAGCAGTCCCACTGCGCTGGCGACGCGGTAGATGTAGGTGTCGAGTTCCTCGAACGTGGCGTAGCGATTCTTGGAGATATCCATCTCGCAGCCATCGATGATCGCGTCGAAAGCGTGGCGCGGCAGGCCGAAGCGCGCGATCCACGGCATGAGCGCCCGCGCGAGTGGGTCCTCGGGCAGCCCCGCGCCGTAGGCCAGGTCGAGGTGGCCGCGCCAGGCATCCAGGGCGCGCTGTTTTTCTTCGGCGCTGCCGGGCTCATCGACGATGTCGTCGACCGCGCGGCAGAACGCATAGACCGCCGTGATGGCGTCCTGCTTCTGCTTTGGCAGAAAGACGAAGGAATAGAGAAAGGACGAGCCGCTCTTTTGCGTCACGTCGTAGCTGGCACTGAGATCATTCATGGTCGCTTCCATCAACCTGGACACTCCGTTTGGGTCGCCGGCGGCAGCAGGCGCGCCTTGCGCGGCCACGAGGTGAGCGCGCGCACGCCGATGACGAGCTTGTCCCAGCCGCCAAGCGTCGGCCGGTGATTGGCGCAGTCGTAGCCGGCCGCCTCGATTCCCGAGAGAATTCGCTCGCCGCCGTGCCAGACCGCGCGCAGCCACAGCGCCAGGCGCCCGCCCACGAACTCGGGCAGCGGCCTTCCGCGCTCAAGCAGCGCGCGCGCCCGCTCGCATTCCTGCTTGAGCAGTGCGCGGTAGTTGTCGTCGACATTGCCCGCGCGAATCTGCTCTTCGGTGACGCCGAATTTCTCGCGCTCGATCCGCGGGAGATAAATCCGGTCTTTCTCGATGTCGATGAAGACGTCCTGCCAGAAGTTGATGAGCTGCAGGGCCGTGCAGATCGCGTCCGACATGGCGTCGAGCTGCGGGCTGTGAAAGCCGTGCAGGCGCAGCACGATGCGCCCCACCGGGTCGGCCGAGCGGGTGCAGTAGTCGAGCATCTCCTCGGGCGTCTCGTAGCGCGACTTGGCCACGTCCTGGCGGAAGGCGCTCAAAAGGTCGCGAAAGAGCTGCGGCTCGATGCGGTAGCGCTCGATCGCGTCGGCCAGCGCGATGAAGGCCGGGTGGCGCGGATCGCCGGCGAGCGCGCGGTCCAAATGCGCTTCCCACTCATCGAGAAGCTTGATGCGGTTCTCGGCCGGGGCGAACTCGGCCTCGTCGGCAAAGTCGTCGGCCTGCCGGGAAAAGGCGTAGACCGCCGCCACCGGGCGCGAGAGATTCTTGCCCAACAGCAGGTTCGAGGCCGTGGGGAAGTTCTCGTAGTGACTCGCCGCGCGCGCGGCGCACCACTCATAGGCCAGCTCGGTCCCCTGGCGGGGCCAGGCGGCGGCCTTCGATGTTTTCTCAGCATCACTCACGGCGGGCGAAACGCTCCCCTCCCGGTACCTGACTGAGCAGTCAGGACCGCAAACCTAGTCCGCCGCCCCCGCCCGGGCAAGGGCGGGATTTCCCCTCTCCCTTTCAGGTATAGGGTGCCCGGAGGGCGGGTGAGGGTGAACTGCCTGTCCCGCCTCGACACATTCACCCTCACCCTCGCTTCGCTCTTCCCTCTCCCTGAAAGGGAGAGGGAAAATGGGCATTCTCCCTAAGGGGCAGCCCGCGCTTGCAATGAGGGGCCCCGCGACTACTATCGGCGCGCCATGCCGACGTTCGAGGTATCAAAAGAGTATTTCTGGGCCGGCGCCCACTACCTGCGCGACTACAACGGGCCGTGCGAGCGCATGCACGGCCACAACTGGAAGGTCCGCGTCTACGTGCGCTGCAACAAGCGCGACGAGCAGGGCCTGGTGGTCGACTTCAAGCACCTCGAGCGCGAGCTCCTGACCATCCGCAACCGCCTGGACCACCAGGTGGTCAACGAGGTCCCCCCCTTCGACGAGCGCAACCCCTGCGCCGAGAACCTCGCCCTCTACTTCATGGAAGAGCTGGGCAAGATCTTCGACACCGAGCGCACCTGGGTCTCCAAAGTGATGATCTGGGAGACCGATTATTCGATTGCGACGGTGACGAGCGACAGAGTTCAATAATTTCCCAACACCGATCAGCCCCTCTCCCTCTGGGAGAGGGTGCCCGAAGGGCGGGTGAGGGTTCCGTTACGGCAGCACCCGAACCCTCACCCTCGCTTCGCTCGACCTCTCCCAGGGGGAGAGGTGGAACGTCCACGTCCACGCCTGCCCTGAGCCTGCCCTGAGCCTGCCGAAGGGTCCACGAAAACGGGACCGCGCGACGCGCGGGTGTCAAGGCGACGCGGCTGCGCTACACTCCCCCGCCATGAGTGAACTCAAACGAATTTGCGTCTATTGCGGCTCTTCCAAGGGAACCGATCCGGTCTTTGAGAAAACGGCTGTGCATCTGGGTGAGCTGCTGGCCGCGCGCGGCATCGGGCTGGTCTATGGCGG
Encoded here:
- a CDS encoding acetyl-CoA C-acyltransferase, giving the protein MAERQAVIVQSARTPIAKAFKGSFNMTHGADMAAHSIEHAIKRAGIEPGEVEDVVLGCGLPEGTTGNNVARVAALRAGCPVTVSGTTINRFCSSGLQATAVAATQIMAGGADIMVAGGVESISLVQKTMNTNNLPNPWVMKHKAAVYMPMGMTAETVAQRYKVTRESQDEYAVLSQARTAEAQENGDLADEIVPMDVKMMKKDKESGEVTYHEYTFDKDEGNRPGTTLESVAKLPGAFNPKGSVTAGNSSQLSDGSAALVLMDDKTAEKKGLEPLGAFRGFVVAGCEPDEMGIGPVFAIPRLLERFNLKLDDIDLIELNEAFAVQVVYIRDKLGIDPEKLNVNGGAISIGHPYGMTGARQTGAILRQLRKRGKKYGIVTMCIGGGMGAAGLFEAF
- a CDS encoding DUF4124 domain-containing protein, encoding MGVALLLGSAAPSWAKLYKYTDKSGNVHIVDSPMKIPPQYHDQLAPEDRPDPATGTVPDKGDSDSSLPVYKSISPPPASAGSDPAPTSEERRESLREKKRDNCQVSIERLEARRKDLEARYEKWASEERKKGKIGDEPNWISCSSGDGRACIENNRKMRREREEKLLKSSPYHAEFRTLEAKQKQLERRCRD
- the hpnE gene encoding hydroxysqualene dehydroxylase HpnE, translating into MKNQHVIVVGGGFAGLAAAVRLTEAGARVTLLEQRKMLGGRAHSFKDPRTGADTDNGQHLLISAYHQTMAFLETIGTAGKVRFQEKLEVPYRDPEMGRTVWLRCPNLPAPFHLLVGVLGLDNLSWKDKLAFMMAGLPLLRLRFGVPKSLDEISVAEYLDRMGQTPALRRAVWDPIVIATLNEVPEKVSAYLLGQVLEQGFLSSRKNSMLGVATVGLSELYVNPARAWLEARGAQIRTGVTVKGVRAEGGRVSALELADGETLNADAYVLALSPKGMATLAKQPPFAGEPFFAGVEKIESSPIVSINLWYDRPLQMEADYVGLLDSPVQWVFDRQAILGEGEPGRHPYALITSAAELLGDTRNRDVTEIAIEAIKDAFPEAREAKLVHASVVKEPHATFSAAPGFEKLRCTQRTPIENLFLAGDWTDTDLPATIEAAVESAVRAVREVSRYLGD
- the hpnD gene encoding presqualene diphosphate synthase HpnD; translation: MNDLSASYDVTQKSGSSFLYSFVFLPKQKQDAITAVYAFCRAVDDIVDEPGSAEEKQRALDAWRGHLDLAYGAGLPEDPLARALMPWIARFGLPRHAFDAIIDGCEMDISKNRYATFEELDTYIYRVASAVGLLCIEIFEYEDPKIRDYAVALGKALQLTNILRDVGKDYHEVGRIYVPADEMARFGVTESDIAGGNLNGAMVNLLKFQAERARGYYAQAAALLSGPERRNMAAAAIMGDVYHDLLIEIENRHFDVFNGEIKPPKLRRVMTALRAWARSFLG
- the hpnC gene encoding squalene synthase HpnC, translated to MAYEWCAARAASHYENFPTASNLLLGKNLSRPVAAVYAFSRQADDFADEAEFAPAENRIKLLDEWEAHLDRALAGDPRHPAFIALADAIERYRIEPQLFRDLLSAFRQDVAKSRYETPEEMLDYCTRSADPVGRIVLRLHGFHSPQLDAMSDAICTALQLINFWQDVFIDIEKDRIYLPRIEREKFGVTEEQIRAGNVDDNYRALLKQECERARALLERGRPLPEFVGGRLALWLRAVWHGGERILSGIEAAGYDCANHRPTLGGWDKLVIGVRALTSWPRKARLLPPATQTECPG
- a CDS encoding 6-carboxytetrahydropterin synthase, with the protein product MPTFEVSKEYFWAGAHYLRDYNGPCERMHGHNWKVRVYVRCNKRDEQGLVVDFKHLERELLTIRNRLDHQVVNEVPPFDERNPCAENLALYFMEELGKIFDTERTWVSKVMIWETDYSIATVTSDRVQ